The following is a genomic window from Anopheles aquasalis chromosome 3, idAnoAquaMG_Q_19, whole genome shotgun sequence.
TTGCCACAGAATTTCGACCACGGAATACGGTAAGGACATTGAAAAATGAGGAGGCCAATATAATagtatggggatgtttttcctcctatATTGCCTGACCATTTTATCGTATACCAGGCATCATAGACCATCATGCATACACCAGAATCCTTGTCTAGGTCATGCTTCcttatgctgaagaagaaattccattgaaatttttatttcaacaggataatgatcctaAATATACTAGTGAACGCGTAAAAGCGTGGATTCagccgaagaacatcgaggttATGGAGTGGCCAGCGCCGTCTCCTGATCTCAATTCCATTGGGAATCTATGGGTAGATGtcaaatgtgctgtttcggaagcaaagccgatgaaaatggaagagttttggtCAGTAATTCGTAAATCGTGGGCTGCGATCCCCGTCCCTCGATGTCAAAGACTTGGAAGCTCTATGCCTAAGCGATGCGCCtctgtaataaaaaataaaggctattctacaaagtattgaagtggaaaaaacaatgtcagtaccacggaacctatttttcttttcaaatttgatattctcgagtgaaaatactaggaatggtgaaacactgctatttttttgaacagctacttttttagttattttaaaattgcccttagtaatgggctgattttaaaaagtaaactatgcattcttatttagttttgttcctttttgtatacacaacaaacagatttcgaatcgatgcatgaattatcattttatgttactttttagcttttgaaccagccactgctattattttgaacacaactgtataTGTTAGTTATATATACTATACTATACATTGTTTTCAGACTATGCAACAGTTcaattaaacatacggctcgtcggtccttatatatgtttaaaaacaacAGTTCAATTATAAAGAATAAGTTATTTCTTGTTCATAATTCACAAATGAAAGAGAGGATCACATGTAAAAGCAATCTTTACTATCTGAAGCAGTGAATGTTATTCAGTTGGCTTAGTCGTATATCTGACTACTTGTTGATTTGGTCCCATCTTTGAAAACTACCCATCAACTGGGACATCAACTGGGACTGGTGCACCTGTCGTGGATATTTTAACCTTGCCCCTTGCGTTAGATCCGTGTGTTGGATGCGTGTGTCGCGATTATAGCgattgattttcgatttccttcgtttcAGACAGATATAATCTACATGATTTTGGTCACGTGACGCATcataaatgaagaaaaatacCATAGCAAGCGGAAGCCAATTTGAATGCATTATACATGTTTCTGGTTGCGACCCAAAGCGAAAACCTataagaccgtttctacactgcgccaaaattttcgctgccaaaacgaaacttataggattcccatagaaatcTTTCATATTCCaataggaattctatgggaatcctataagtttcctttttggcagcgaaaattttggcgcagtgtagaaacactctaacATTCTTCGTcaggttcctttttttgcaacGCATACCCAACATGTTCCAATTGGATTATACAACTTGTGCCGGTGTACATGAAATTCCCTAGTTACACTTGTGTCACCCCATTCAAATAGAATTGCTGGAGCGGTCGTTACTCCCGTAAGATTACGTTCTTTCGTTAGTATAatctaatttgaatttttactGACTTGATACTTTCAAGCAGAGTTTTAATGAGTATACGGAAAATTTTAAAGGAATCCGCGCCAGGTCTGTTTTTCTAATTCCATGCCTCTTACTACGGTCGGTTAATTAATGAAGCATTGAGATccagtttttgttaaaaaaaaacttatccTTTAGAAAGGAATTAGAATATCAGATAcataaaaacaacatttttccTTTGCTACAAGAACCTTTTCTAGTCCATGTACCGTTGTAGtcattttataattttatcTCGTTCTGCTCCTTTGTTTCCTTGCAAACGGGAGAATCAAATATGATTaagattcgtttcgttttcttcaccTTGCAGCCAAATGCTGCCTTGTCCAATGACAAACGCCCAATGCCATATTGACAACAGTAAATTATGTCTCGTTCGCACAGGAACGTACAAATGATACTCCTCGGAGACCATAAATCATCTGTTGAATGGAGGAAATATGTCTCCCTCGAATAGAATAGTTCAGCTGTAGAAAATGGGTGGACAATCTCGACACCTACACCCAATATCGAATGTATGCGTATTATGCATTCCAGATCTTAACAGCAATGAGTATGTCACTTGCCATACTTTGAGTTTTGTATGAATCTAACAAAGCCCAACAGGTTTATAACTTAATAAACACAAAGAAAAGTTTATAGACCATTTGATACGTTTTGGTAACGtaatcaaattattttttatctaAAATTTATTACAGATGCATGATTGCAAAAAGGCATAAGGCATCTAAATATTTTGTCAACCTATAGATATGTTTTCCAATACGAAATAAATGCTGCCGAATTGCAATAACAATGTTACTGACAATTATTGATAAAACTCTTTGATAAACTCTCAATAAAATAACTCAAAAAGTCCTTGAAGTCCGCAATTATTTGCGCCAGAGCTATTCTTATATAAGCTCAGCTCATTTTATACCTGTGAGAACTAAACTATTGAGAATGACTAAAACTAAAATCTAAACTAAAAATTAATTAGTATTTCATTGGAATTATAAAAGTATAATCATACTATTAGACATAGAACAATTCTAATTTGATACGATTATATGTTACTAAAATATAATTGAAAACGGTATGTGTTACGAAACGATTATGAAAATTTGTTACAACCCGTTGTTCAAAAGATCTAATTTTGCCTGCAATACAAACTGCTGTTGACATCAACATTAACTCCTCTATAAATAAATTTGGGTAATTTGCGAGTACCACATTTGTCTATTTTACAAGACTATAGCAGTTTATATTTGTATTATCATTCTTATTTTATAGCTTTCTGGTATTGTATGTCCCTTATGCAACAGAGAGCACTCCTGCCATGCAGATTTCATCTCTTGAGTGCACCACGGTTGCGATTGGAGAACGAGATATCCAACACACACCTCACACACGCCGTATACCACTTTGGAAACAGACAACTTTTGATAGAAATAATGAAATAGATTCCGTTTTAATGGACGACCTACTAGCATTTGGTCCGTCCGACATGCGGGTAAGACGCTAGCTTAATACTCATACTGAAGAAGAATTAACTAAagaaatatattttttcttcccaGGTCTGCGATATTCTTTCGGATGCGAAAATCAATGTAAATTGTAAATCATTGCCGAATGAAACATACTCTGTGTACGATTGTCATTTGAAACCTTCAAAATTCGCACCTATTAGCAAACACAATACTATAGAGGAGTCATTCTCGAGCATTGACGAGGGATTTGGACAAAGCAACAGTGAAGATTCTGCGGACGATCAAACAACCGTCCAAATTCCGCTCATAACATCGTCGCCTAAAATATCGATAATTCCGAAGAAAGGGCAGAGCAAGAGCAGAAGTTACGATTGTGAAATTTGTCATCAACGATTTCCACTGAAAAAATCTCTCCGAAATCATCAAGCTAACGAGCACCCAGGCGAAAACTGTAATAAGTGTACAATTTGCTTGAAAACCTTCAAGTTGCGGTCTAATTTACGGCAACATTTGCGCATTCATACCGGTGAGCGACCGTTTCAGTGTGAAGTTTGTAACAAAACGTTTGTCCAGGGAAGCGCTCTTACAGTGCATCGCGAATTACACAAAGACCAACGAGATTACGAATGTAAGACGTGTCAGAAGGCATTCAAATCCAAGTTTGCTTTTaagaaacacgaaaaagtTCACACCGGTCAGCGACCTTTCAAATGTGAGGTATGCGGAAAAACCTTTACCCAATCTTGCAATCTAAAGGCTCACCAAAAATTACATAGTGGAAAGCACGCCTATGAGTGTGTTGTTTGCTCTAAGACCTTCCGCTTCAATTCACACTATCAAGACCATAAGATGACGCACACAAAGGATAAGAAATATTGCTGCAATGATTGCGGGCGAACATTCGCATATAAAAACTCTTATCAACGTCATATTTTAATCCACCGAGATGCGATTCAATACCATTGTTCTGTCTGTGGTAAGCTTTTCGGTAAACTAAGTCATCTAAATTTCCACATTAAATCACATGGTTCTAACCACATGGATTCTATGGCCATTGGAAACAGCAGCCTATCTCGCCTATCTTGTAATATTTCTGAAATCGGCATTGATACAAACCAAAACCCCCGAGATGACCTGAGAGAAGTAAATGGTGTAAACGAACGTGAGCATTACCGCTATAAGTGCGTTATCTGCACTCAGTCCTttgaggaggagaaagagctACAAACCCATTTCAAATTACACGAGGCTGATGACTGTCCCTTTCAGTGCGGCATGTGTGGGATTCTTAATCTAAATCATTTCGAAGAAGTTTCCCCACCCGAATTGTGACAAAAGGGAAACTACGGTACCGTTTGATAATGGCTTGTTCTGTGATATCCGAGTGCGTATGAAATAAACATCTATTTGTCTCGGTTACTTAAACGGTCCgcaaagataaaaagagataagaataatattttaattactGTTCTGAACGAGTATTTACCATACTGTATCCTATTTTGCCTAGCCCTGCAGTCGCCTTAATCTTAATGGGAAATATGTGTTTCTCCTAAGGGATCCCTACTGAGTAAGTACATTGCACTATAACTTTGGCGCATTGGTTATGTATTTAGTTTGGTCATTTGGGATTCATTTGAGAAGGGTCTGTCAAGACGAATTCTTAAGTCATAGTACAATGCTCAATAATTGAAagaaagtaccatcataagaTGACACAATGCCAAGAAAGCCGGTAGGGCGGCACAGTACCCTTTTCGAGCAGGCTTCTTTTGAAATGTGTTGTCCCAAAAGAAACGAAGGGGTTAGTCGTATAATATAACTATCAATATCTGTCCCCGGATAAACAAACCGCTGCATGATAAACAGAAACTCTTTTCGTTGTAGCTATTTGTGTGGCATAAGTACGAGTTAGACGCGAggttcaatttaattttaactTTATCAACGATTATACAGTTGCAGAAATCGGATTTTTGTTCAAAGTGCACTCACCactacagtggtagacattcgtacaTCCGCACCAAGAGGCTTtggagtaaaacggcaatcaattacgAACGGATGCATTATTTTACGTGACATGCATTATTTTACAAACATGTGACTAGCATACACGTAAAATTCGGTGTAGATACGTGGGTAATTGTGAATGCTATGTGTCAATTTGTGAGTAATCGTTAGATTTCAGCTGTTTTAAactggacattcgtatagtcgcagtgaatgaaaaaaaaaatccaccaaaatCGTTAAATCGTATTCAgtggttgtattttttgttcaaaaatagtagaactattctagataattttaagctttagaattgctctttttgataacaccctggcttttaattatttttttaaaataattcacCCAGGGCTGACacataaataaaaaacgacaaaaaatcAATGGATGGACCAGCAATAACCAGATGCATTTTACACATAACGGAGCATGAACAAATCGTAAAATTTTgagaaaactcaaagcaaagccaaagatGATTAATACCCATAACGACCAGCGACTTATTAACCATAAAAATGGTAACGTAGGTAatataaaagcaaaatgaagtacttctcaaagcaaataagtaatttctCGATAATTTGGAATGAAAGAGCCGTTATTGGTatgatttgaaccatgagGGACCCGCACCATACCACATCGTCAATTCAAAGCAAAaattggttggtggtggtggggtttgGTGTCGAGCGTAACTTTCTCATCACGTACAGGTTTCCACTTTTTAAATTTGAACTCAAATGTTTCCAGGGATGTAAAAGGAGACTTtggaagacatttttattcgtCTATCGGGGATTAAAACCTTTTTATTACAGGACAACAAcacatcaattaattttcaccaacaattaaatgcatggtttggagacaagAACATCCCTTTAACCAAGTGTGCGgcatgcatttcttattgcaattacatggaaaactttttggGTTTGTTATTTGAATTGGTTTCTCATAAAAATcggtaaattaaaaataattcgaGTTTAAGTCAGGTCATTACCGACTGTTTGACTGAAATTAAATAggaaacccattaaatctaaTCGGAACTCATGGCAAATCATAGTATTGTATTTCTTAGAAATGCAGGCAGtaataaaaatatgaaacttgcacattgcttcgaaaaaaaactgttagaaaaattggtttttcataaagtgcggctatacgaatgtccatgtcaaatataaaaattttcctcatattttctcgaaaacaatCGTCAGCAAGGTGGATTTCATACTGTAATTCGGATTCTCTTTTGATCACCTGAGCTTCTTATATTACCTTGCTTATGTACTATGTATCTATATCTTATGTGAATCGCACCGTCCAAGTTGCTTCAACTTATTCCATACGTAACGTCTTACCATCATCTGTGCAACAAACTGACCAATGCCTCCAACAAAACTTGATCCTATCGTTCCATCTAACGTGTGTCTTGAATTCATTATCATTTCGGATCTGTTACTATAGGAACGAAAAATCTACTTCCTTGCAAATTCATCGACACAACTACGACCGTAAGCTAGCAACGCCAACCGCTAGCTCCAGTCATGAAAATGGAAGCATTGGTACTATGAATAGCACCAATCAGTCGCATCCGTCGTACAGAAGAATTCGTTCCCTAGCCCCCACAAATGCAGGGTCCTTTCTGACGAGCTCCATTAAGTTTGCCGTAACGTCGCGTACGTGATATCTCATATTTTGGCCGTTCTAGTACGTGCGCGGAGTTAACAAAACCGATTCAGAATTTCTGGGTATCCTTGGGTTTTCAAATATACAACACTAAGTTTGCTTTCAGCGGAGTTGAAGGGGGATGGAAAACACGTAGAACGCATCGATCTTTAAACCCAAATATAAATAATTAGACTAGCGGAAATTCGGAAAACAACTTCCACAACGCTGCAAACGCATTTATAGGATAAATTTAAACGCATTTATAGGATAAATAGGATAACCAGTGAGAATCATACAAATAACATCCCCCTACTGATCGAATGTTATTACATTTTTCTACACAATGCCAGTGTTCGACTGCGgcaatgttttaatttaacCGAAAAATACTGAACTACGTGAAACACAACCGAGAGCAAACAACATTAATGGGGTTTCGGTCATAAAAGTATTATGCTGCTATCAGAAGAAATGATCCTCTATAAGGCGTTGCAACACAATTTCACATACTATGTATGAGGAATGCTATGATACATCATGGACGATTTCATAACGCAGGTTCGTCGCAGGTTAATTTTAATCACTGGAGCAACTATTCTCTTGCTGAAGACAAATAACTATTTTTTGCCAAAACTATCTTTCGTTATGgctatttttgtttctataGTATGCTTTGTTCTTTTCTCAAGAAGCGGCGTAGTTGACGCTGCGAAAATCTCAAATCAGAATCGAGATTGAACACATTGATTCCTGCTTACAACACTGGCctattgaattttttttttcgaacatCGTAGTACATTAATATAtttcatatatttttatatattcaGGGTCAGTATGAATAAACAACTTGATCGACGTCATGTTCGCGGGTCGGAGGACCATAACCGTTATAAATTGTTGCACCTCTCACAAAGTGCTTAGCTGCATCCTATGCATCGATATACATGAACATTAACGCTCTTTTTTCGCAAATTTTTCGCCTTGGTTTTTTATCACAGCTCCCAACCGCATTCCAAAACTATAGGCTGCCCAAATATTTGCACAGTTTTCTTTAAACGtatttgaagtattttttcgTGTCACCTAGCATGTATCCGCATACTTAGAAATCCAGTAGATAAATCTGGAGACGATGCGCTTATGGCAAATTTTGCGCAAAACATGTCTGCACAATCAATccagaaagtgatgagactggattttgctgacgaaacggtttgagataacgtgtttaatttttacgcCAACGTAGAGGTAGGATTTAgttattcaacgcactttatttcattcggctatgacaaac
Proteins encoded in this region:
- the LOC126575059 gene encoding zinc finger protein 660-like; translated protein: MEPFLVLYVPYATESTPAMQISSLECTTVAIGERDIQHTPHTRRIPLWKQTTFDRNNEIDSVLMDDLLAFGPSDMRVCDILSDAKINVNCKSLPNETYSVYDCHLKPSKFAPISKHNTIEESFSSIDEGFGQSNSEDSADDQTTVQIPLITSSPKISIIPKKGQSKSRSYDCEICHQRFPLKKSLRNHQANEHPGENCNKCTICLKTFKLRSNLRQHLRIHTGERPFQCEVCNKTFVQGSALTVHRELHKDQRDYECKTCQKAFKSKFAFKKHEKVHTGQRPFKCEVCGKTFTQSCNLKAHQKLHSGKHAYECVVCSKTFRFNSHYQDHKMTHTKDKKYCCNDCGRTFAYKNSYQRHILIHRDAIQYHCSVCGKLFGKLSHLNFHIKSHGSNHMDSMAIGNSSLSRLSCNISEIGIDTNQNPRDDLREVNGVNEREHYRYKCVICTQSFEEEKELQTHFKLHEADDCPFQCGMCGILNLNHFEEVSPPEL